The DNA window cgctggctgttcacactgtcggcgagaactcgctcttacatcttttgtcgcagcgacaagagctataaaactcgctcagcgatgtcagcttggcggccgccccgcacgagcgagtcgagtggacgagtaatcgcccgtcgcacgcgaaacaccgcttacagccgagcgacaaaactaaactcgcttctcgctgctcgcccactcgtttctagttactcgctctactcgcttctcgctcatcgtcggcagtgggacaagtgccttagcgtaggaatatatataaaaaaattcacAAGTTTTCTTCATCAAACGTAGGTAACTAAAACTGTTGGAAATTCCCTTTCCCATAGGAAATGTTAAATCCTGGAGGTTAATTTCGACTACTGGATCTCATGGTCCAAGGCTCCTGCACTTTACATACCCAATATTTTAGTGCAAATTTCCAAAATACTTTGTTTTGCTACCTAtaataggtacggtcaaggacttaaaTTCATGACCTTTCAAAGGAAAAATCATAACGATTTTTATTTCGAAcacgaaactaccgtgagactcactcatattaaacacTAActaattactggcatttgaaatttaccacgagctttgcggtgaaggaaaaatcgtgaggaaacctgcacaagcctgcgaagcgattcaatggtgcgtgcgaagttcccaatccgcactgggcccgcgtgggaactatggcccaaagccctcttgttctgagaggaggcctgtgcccagcagtgggacgtatataggctgggatgatgatgatgatgaattactggcattgaaaaatacaaactgaaatatagatgcacagaaaaaccagaaaaataagaccatcactgcgggatcgaacccaggtcctcggtattccgtaccgcgtgctataccgctacaccactgatggtcaacggtaccgacacgaatttcccctatgcacctcatatcccagcttgtttgtttcttatttagccacttaagcagtgacgctagcgacatctatgccgtagccctcatcgagaaactttttcggcactccattggaactaaccgctcacccggacaagagatatcgttactaagaaaaccaatcttaaaaaaaaaacaatcttaattactggcacttgaggtattccatcttaggcctctaggttggcaacgcatctgcaatccccctggtgttgcaggtgtctatgggcggtggtgatctcttaccatcaggagacccacttgctcgtttgccatccagttgaataaaaaaaaaaacatattgagccggataactcacgtcttaaatcgagtttaatctaatccgtagcccttcgtctttggagcaacgcgactcagcggctgctgcaacaccaACAACAGCCCGAAacttgtcgagctaaactcggtttaagacgtgagttatccgggtcaatatgtTTAATacgatttttattgttatttaatgcTGTAAACTAGTCCCTCCTTCTTTCTGCAAAAAAGATAGCCTAATTGATTgattgtaattttctttctctgtacctgttttctgtatcgcatATATTACTGGTGTACAAAGTCTTTGTATTATTGtactatacttattattattattaatgacaaGAGTTTGAACTATATCACACTgagatttaataatttataatagttatattaatgtaaacaaaaactgaataaaagctTAACCGAGGTGCTAACTAGCACTCAAAGGCTGACTGGCAGAGACCCCTTCAGGgttaagtccgcctttgtacttagcacaTTTTTGTAttacctttttgtacaataaagagtaaaacaaactaatttaCATCCACTATTTATCTCTCGATACGACATTCCCTTCCCTTCCCTACTATGTCTTGCGTATGTATGAGTGAAGTAGCTTgacaataaccctccttcgggcagtcgggtaaaaactaacGTCTCcgagataacctaaccaacaataagttggaaatccccgactttgtcacttcaaagttcaatatctcaaaaacggctgaaccgattttgataaaacatgtctaagaaccatcgctagaaaacttgctttcaattaaaaaaaacgcgttcaaatcggtccacccatttaagagctacggtgccacagacagacacacatagcggtcaaacttacaacacccctcttttgcgttgggggttaaaaatacgacgTGAACCGTGACTACATGGTGTAAAAGCTTCTTTAATAAAAACACCCAATTCTTAAAcatctttatttctcatttaAAAACATTCTGAGAATTCTGAATCTTGCCGGCCTCCTCTTTGGCTATAACCTCTATTCTCACATCATCAGGTACATAAACAGAGTCGTTCGACAAAGTTATAGAATACGCGTTAGAACTCTGAGCCTCTGCCTGAGCGTTCATGATCTGCCTCACAAAATCCTTTTGTAACCTATTAGATACCTGTTTAGGCAATTCTTTTAACAACGAACCTAAATACTTAGCAAACAAATCAATTGTATCCAGTTCTTTCTTGACATATTTCTTTTTGAGAACCACTTCGTCATCGCTGTCGGACGGTTCTATAACAATGTTTTGGCTCTTGTGCTTCCTTTTCTTCGTTTTAGGTCTGTCTTCTTTCTCTATTTGGTTGATGCTGCCGTTGAATTCGTCTAGGAATATTTCGTCGATCGCAACCGGTTCATCCTGTGAACAAacattaaattgatatttacgTTACGTTATTTATGTTAGATAAATGGAGTAAACTTGTAACCGCATGGTATCCAAGAGATGGGAAAAGGAACAAGGGAAGGCAATTTCGTCGCTGGGAAGACGAAATAGCCGGAGCGGCTGGCAGAACATGGGCGAGAGTAGCTGCGTGCGAGAGGGATTGGAGACtgttgggggaggcctttgccaatAGGCACACAGATGCTGAAGACTGAAtggggaaaaaaaatatgtattacgatttaagtattttgtatgtttGCATCTGAATAAAGaggcttaataaataaataataaatatttatgttatgtatcTCAAGAGAAATGGAACCTTTAAAATTAGTAGGGAATAGGATTTATATTCTGCACCCACCTGCGCGTCAGTCTCTTCGTCCTCGTTCTCTCCCTTGGTGGCCTCGAACTCATACAGCTGGTCGCCAGATgacaatattattgtttttctcTAAAACAAATATAACCTATTAATTTGTTTggggtggcctagtggtttgacccatagCCTCAAGCAGGgtaccgtgggttcaaaccccgactagCAAAGTTGAGTTTTTAGTAATTTATGTGcggatttacatttgaaatagtattttttggGCAAATTTTTTAGTTAACATGCTTATACGATTTAGGCACAATTTAAATGGGTAAACTGTCACTTTTTCGGTTAATTTACACAAATTATCTCACAAACTTTGGTTGCGGAAAAATATAACGTAGGTAATATTTTCTTAACGTCCAGCCCCCTAACCCCCACGTGAGATTGGGTGAGATTTGGCTCGACCCCTATGCTCCACCCCACCCTCACGTGAAAAGTTTGACCCCGTTTCCCTCACGTGAGTTTGGGCGAGATTTGGCTCGACCTCCTATCCTCTACGTGAGATTGAGTGAGATTTAGCTTGATCCCTGTACCCCTGCATGAGATTAGGTGAGATTCGGTTCAACTTCCCCCTAATCCCCTACATGAGATTCGCTTCGATTTCCCCCTGTCCCCACATGAGATTAGGTGAGATCGGCTCGACATCCCTCTACGACGTgagaataaacaaaaatagtcaattactgtattataatataataacgcCGTATTTCATCAAGGGAATCATAGTGTAATTGATTATGAACATAAATTATATTGTTACCATTACCATAGTTATAAGTACAATATAAAGTACCATTACAACAGTAAAAGttataagtacaaaataagATCAAAATGTATGACAGTGTAACATTAATATTAggcaataaagtttattttcatttggTTCCACCCCTTTACATGAATCGGTTTGCTTGTCTGTACTGTTGTCACAGATTCTGTGGCGGAGTAGCCACGTAGCAAGAGTAGCAAATGCTACGGGCCCTGCGCGTCTAGAGGCCCCAGCAAACCAATGCTTTCTGATcgtaaaaatgacaatttagATAGAAGCTgatcttattatttgttatgtacctatgtagaatttgtaagcaaactattaaataaatatcttttattactattattattattaagcatgtttttttttttatcaatgtgtACAATACTGCCACAACAAAACCAAACACGAAACCGCCGTCAAAGAAACATGGTGTCAAGAAGATCAAtgataatgtttaatttaatagtacaaagtttttttttttttttctatatttttttttgaggcttaagtgcaccagtgtgactatgccagcctcattgaaagactcgatgtccacattcatcaaacactcctattgcgatatccagattatctggctgcaaaggagtgcttgatgaaccgataaattcgtactgcatcttccgataccggacaactcaaaataacattcactgcaccattgaacaggtccaaatcactcaGCCACCTCTCGCGGATATCCTTCGTCAATACACACtcaccaaaaaatgtattaagtcctcaatcttattacaatccgTGCACATGGGGGATTGAACTACtttcatcatatttaaaaatttattcaatggaaCATGTCCTGACCGCACTCGAAACGCCCACACAAGTAAATCCCTGGGAGGCTGGCACAATCGAACCAGGGCACCCTGAAAATTTTGTTCTGTATTGTGTTGTACCAGATACCTTTTGTTCTTGATATTAAATTGAATGACTCTTGCCACATATCTAAGCATTTATAGTACAAAGTTGAAACAAATCAAGGGCCCCATTATAAAAATTGCTACAGACCCCGCGCTGGCTTAATCCAGCTCTGCACAGATTGATATCGACTCACCTCTTCTCCAGGCGCTGGCAGCTTGATCAACGGATGCTTTCTCATCAAATGTTTCCTCAGATTGGACGTGCCGGTGTTATAGGAAAGTAGTTTCTTGCAGACCAGACAGCGCGCCGCCTTGCCCGCCGCGTCGGTCACGCGGAAGTACGGCCAGATCGCGGAGCGGAACGCGGGCGGCTGCTCGAGGggctccgtcgggctgcaccgGGATGGGTGAATAAATCAAACTAATTTCATTCACTTttctatacaaatacaaaaaattcttaaaaagtattggtatttcttttaaataatcCCAATTTGACCATAGTcccaaattttttttatgtgtgtgtgtttttatattTGGGGAAAATGAGCTGGCGGgccacctgatggtaagcaatcaGCCACCCATGGACATCCAAAACATAAGCTAACTACTGATATACATTGCCAGACAAAACTTGAACAAAACTTACATTTTCTCCTCATTGTCCGACAGCAGCACTTCCACATCCTGCCCGATGTTGTGTTTCCGGTGCAGATGCTTTAGCAAAGCCCTCACAGAGCTCTTGTAAGACAACGGCACTCTGCAAATAGCGCACGTTGCTATCTTCTTGTCGGAGCTGGTGACTTCAAAGTGTTCCCACACTAGGCTCGCTTCGGCCTTATCTTCGTCTCCAGAAAGTATTCTGAAATAATGTTTGTGAATAGAGCAAAACAGTGCTGCCATCTCAGAAACTGAAATATCACATTTTAATATTACATCATCCTATGCCTTATTATgctccactgctgggcacaggccttttctcagaataagagggcttggcccaTAGTTCCAACGAAGGCCAAGTGAGGATCAAGAAATTCCACAACACCATTGAATTAGTTCTGcaagttttccttcaccataaagatcatggtaaattttaaatgttatgCAAATAGAATTCAAAAGTTTAAGGTAAACCTACACAAGTAATCACAAAAAGTTTCTATAACGATGTTTAAAAtgtcactatttttttaattattttttatttatttattaaggatcACCAACAGATAATAcatcatacaaaaacataaatatcgaGTAGAAGACCAGGTAGACAACTATCACTATCAAAAATTTTGAGgttataaaaatgtaaacaaacaataCTTACAGTTTAGCAGCGTCTTCGGTTTCTGATTCAGAATCTTTGTCCTCGTCAGACATTTTAGCTTCTAATTCACTGTGTTTTCTCCTGACATGCTTCATCAAGTTGGAAATTGAAGACCGAAATGATATTTGTGCATCGCAAGTATTACATGTTGCGACGCTGTTTTCTTCGTCCGTAAGCGTGAAATAAGACCAGGCAATACTCGTTTTACGAACTCTTTTATCTGTTTCTCCATCCCtacaaaaaacaaatgaaattcaCTCAGAAACACAAACTTAAATTCGACTCAGATTACAAAACGTaaccaaacaaaaataaagtatgtTGATATTCTTGATATAGTATTTTGTACCAGGTATtcaactatgtatttttttcgagtaaaatacttattacttacCGAGACGACGCCATGGCGAGCGAACTACAACGAAATATCAATACATACTCGGTCGTTCCGCCCGAGTTGAGCGTTCCAAAACGTCAATACTTGAAACGTGGTCCGGATTGGATATTTTGTATACATGTTTGTTTCTGTCACTCTCTTACAAGATGTATGAACTAATTTCTAGAGCGAAACAGAAACATAATACTGCTATAACGAGTATCATTTGGAACTCCTATTTGTAAAGTAAGtgtgagtaaaaaaaaagcagCAATGCTATTCCGAATGGGCatgggctatcgcgtatgaatacGCCGCtcgaggcgctagtgtagcgtgaggtctccgaaatgtcaaatctcagtttttggatgagctacgtactacgcgggtttatttataattagaataattttgtgaatattttgcattacctgaaattaaatatggcaattatgcgttacggggcaattaatgtctgttttgagacagtttctttcggaaacttttaccttcctttttttccgaacaaaacgggactacgcaacattgtggttgctcgatatttttatggtacggttttaaggtgtattaaatatgattttaatctaaactttgttttaacagactttgaaagccacacttaaaaacctcacgcaacagtggcgccatctagaacgACAAATTTTGTGTAAACCTCTTTGATGTAAACAAATTTATATCATGCATGTTTAAATTATACGAAACGTGTTGCTAATCATCAGATTAGCACGTATTATTCGTGTCGAAATTCCTTTTTTAAAACGGAAGAAACGTGAAGGAAAAGGAAATAAGTACATTTGGAGATGTAAAAATTACAgcccgtttttttatttagtttttttttaaatctatttattatggaactttgatcaaacgatTTATTTAGTTAGATCTAGTATATAAAAACCGGTTTCTACGAATAAAAGCGTataaaatgatgtttttttttataaacagtgatttattattataacaagaaataaatacatacctatatatacttacaatacaatacaaatattctttattgatcaccaaaagcagtacagtgacatcacaaaaaaaaccaggtagacaataggcggtcttatcgctaaaaagcgatctcttccagacaaccaattactcaaaaattaataagtaatcctactaatattataaatgtgaatgtgagtgagtgagtgagtatgtttgttactccttcttcacgctaaaacaacttaacggatttggatgaaatttggccaaaagttagtttataacctggattaaaacataggatactttttatcccgatattcccacgggatagggataaaatccctaaataacaaccgctgggcttagagtcatgaaatttggtatgcaggtagctggaaatctggaataacgcataggctactttttatcctgatattcccacgggaaagggataaaatttcgaaataacaaccgctgggattagagtcatgaaatttgccataggtgttttaatttaacgtcaatgaaaatcacgatataattttaggaaattcccacgaaaatttaataaaatcccggaattaaAATTCacctgctgtatctaatgatttacgcgtgcgaagccaaaAAATGCGAATTTGtacttattgcaaaataattataaacagtTCAACATTTTAGATTTGGGTATTTTTGTACGCATATGCctttgtaatatttaattactttatttgttAAGGACtctttgatatttttcttttagaaaataATACGCATCTCTAGCTTTGAGTATTTACCTAGATATTTAGATAAATTCTATTCTAGGCAAATACTCAAAGATTTCTAGCGACACTGCATgcaaaaaaacaataggtattttattatattatatatttttaaattgagtaGGTAAATATGAAGTTAAAATCTAATCAGGCAGCACCTAGgtgttggttttttttattaccaacTTCAGTAAAGCAGCATACCGAAATTACCGAATAGAagggtttaaaattaaaactataaagATCGCTGGGCTCCTTTGCCATTTTTACACAGAACACTAAAAAATTGCATGTTAATGAAAAATCGAAGTGAGTAATATGCAAGTAACATTACGTAATGCATGCATAAACCATATCACATTTACGTAGACCGAAACCGATTCGATTCAATGTCGCCACACTCAAGTGGTATCAGTTCTTTGAACTGAAGAAGGTCACCCATTAAAAGAACTCTAAATCGGTCAAGTACATGTTACAATAGCAGTgtaattctaaatataattagtttattagtaagtacttaattgatTGTACAGGCATTGCTTTGCAGTGATCAACAATTATTAACCATCCATGTCATATCTTAATGAATTCTATTCAGTTAAAAGCAAAACTTTAACCTTTATAGGATCATTGtgatgtccgtctgtctgtgcgtctgtttgtccgtccttcTGGCCTAtgctccatttattttaacatttgcaacttaacggtaaaatttgcacacgtttttaaattaaacaaggaaactatttaaaattgtgctaacttctataataaaaatataataaataccgctaataaatgtacatgtaggtatttttagtccatttgtgttcgaaataccgagaaacgagttacaatttgaccgttaattcaaatcttaaattaaacggagtatagtagTGTACCTATAAATTTAtaacgagctttacagtgaagtgAGTGAAGtgtctataggcggtggtgatctcttaccatcaggagaccttcttgctcgtttgccatccagtcgaataaaaaaaaggaaacatcATAGGGAaccctgcactaacctgcgaaacaatttaatagtgtgtgtgaaattcttaatccgcactgggttcCGGCGGGAACTACAGCGCAAGCAGTGGGACTTAAgagactgggatgatgacaatgatgacagccgttagtgttttttttttataccgggtgtggcctgtgacacgagttaaaaattaaaacgtagatcgtcctcgtcaaactgaacaacaattcagcgacttttaaaaataatggagtctgaattatccttttttcatacaaattaaatactgctatcaatgtacgccatcctagaacacaactgacggattcgatttgtagcattcgaacatggcggatgtagacgatatctaattttggtatttctgcttctttggctagttgaagtataattttgatagtgttttatgcggcgattaaccttaacagtgaacagtgatcacaaaattctatattgctcttcGTGTGAtccgtgtctgacattttttaatgcgcaagtggtctccgcgtggtttctggaattttgctatcaagttgcaaaaactacaatcaccgtacaacatgcataagaagaatatatttatctttaatttaactgacattggcccaagccttatggccgccattaagaggaataaataaaataaaaacacaactgacgtcgcctgtcacgctacaaatatcaagaATTTTGCTTTAAGTACATTGcatcttcgaataaacttaggtgtaataaaaatttaaacgaattatttttaaaagtcgctgaactaatgctgttcagtttgacgagtatgatctatgttttaattatttgctcatattacaggccacatccggtataAGAGGGGGAATAACGGCATGTggcactgaaaatcagcgtcgtggcCCCCTGCCTCGACTCATGCTGAGTGGTCTCCTTTTTTGAGACAACTGCCACAGTACacttttagatttaagaaatttgtaatttgttttttgttgttgttgttgttgtttcgaaataaattttattcattcattcattcattcattcattcattcattcatgtgATCGAAGCTTATCCTAGCAAAACATTTACAATAAAGGTCAATGATATTTTTACACTTAAGTACCTTGTCGCTGGTCCTTCatgtttttacttttgtttaaaattgacgGGAGGCACAGTGACAATGTACTAAACTGAAAAGATATATTTGACCTCGTCAAGTTACAGGATATATCTCATGTTGTGATTATCATGTCCGCCTGCCGCTATCATTGTCATAAAcgtttatatattttgaaatacTATGTAACTCTTCAACATGGTGGAATAAATAGTGATACGGGCTAGtatcaatatcaaaattattgaAATCGTTGATAATTCACTGCAATAACAATAACCATATCAAATATTAGCCTTATTTGTTAAGTATTGCCATAATGTGCATCCGGTTTGCTTTTAAGTTTCTCTGTGAATTACACCTTGACAGTTTCGAATGTGAAACTCGGCTTAAACCCTGTCAAAGTCAGCATTGGCCGCAGTTTTAAAGAAAATCGGCGAAGGAAGAAAGGCAGCCGAGGCTCCCTGCGATAGGTTCTACCAACCAACTTCATCAACCAAGTGTCACATAGGTACGAACTGATCAAGGCATAAAACGCTGGCGTACGTGTCGAAAAATTTCTTTcgccaaaaagttaattatatCAATAAATTGTGCCATATCTGTCGAAGTAATGTTCAAAAGTAGGTAACACTTAGACTTCATTACAGAtttgaaaataacattttcttTCATTGGTACAGAAAGAAGACCACTAAATATaacatgtattattttattacttcacACTTTGATAACTGCACCTGCATTGTCATACAgtacattatgtatttattaatattattaaatttcaattcTAAATCTATGTTCAtaagtattttgtaaatatatggGTGTGTGAGCGAATGATATATGTCTCCCAGACAGGCTTTCCAAATATAGCTGCGCGAAATC is part of the Choristoneura fumiferana chromosome 26, NRCan_CFum_1, whole genome shotgun sequence genome and encodes:
- the LOC141442673 gene encoding uncharacterized protein, whose protein sequence is MASSRDGETDKRVRKTSIAWSYFTLTDEENSVATCNTCDAQISFRSSISNLMKHVRRKHSELEAKMSDEDKDSESETEDAAKLILSGDEDKAEASLVWEHFEVTSSDKKIATCAICRVPLSYKSSVRALLKHLHRKHNIGQDVEVLLSDNEEKIPTEPLEQPPAFRSAIWPYFRVTDAAGKAARCLVCKKLLSYNTGTSNLRKHLMRKHPLIKLPAPGEERKTIILSSGDQLYEFEATKGENEDEETDAQDEPVAIDEIFLDEFNGSINQIEKEDRPKTKKRKHKSQNIVIEPSDSDDEVVLKKKYVKKELDTIDLFAKYLGSLLKELPKQVSNRLQKDFVRQIMNAQAEAQSSNAYSITLSNDSVYVPDDVRIEVIAKEEAGKIQNSQNVFK